The DNA region AGTAAGCACAATGGCTTTGCCGGAGTGTCTAGAGGTTGCTTGGCGCAACCAAGAAGACTTTTTGTTTTCTGAATCCCTTTTCTTCTAGGAAGGGGAGTCGTCAAGCAGAAAAAAGGGTTAACCTGTGATTATTGGTTAACCCTTTTAAGCTTGGGAACGCGCATTAATTGCTCTTACTTTTGTACAACTAACTTAACGTTAGCGTTTTGCAGACCGCGTTGCTTGACTTCAGCCAAGGTTTTGTTAACGGCATACTTTTGATTGATCGAGTTGATCAACTCGGTTTGGTTGTGCTTCTTAGCAACACCCCAGAGATCGGCGATCAAGTCGAAAGTGCCATCGCTGTTGCGAGACCAGCCAAGGTCATATTCGCCATCGAGAACAGCAACGATGTCTGCACGAACGCGCTGACCATTGTAGCCGCGAACGTCAGCTTCACTCTTAACAGTAATACCCAGGTCGCGCAGAGAAGCGGTCAAGATTTCGGAATCGGCGATCTTAGTACGGAGAGTGCTGAAATGAGACATTTGGATTTCCTCCTAGAAAATGAGATTCAAAACGACAACGTTTGTTTTGGTGAAAACTGCTAGCATTTGCTAGCCTTTGCTCCCGTTGGGATCGGGAGAAAGCCTGTTAAAACTCCATGCGCTGATATTCAGCTACGGAGGCAGCCGCAGGTCTTGCTCGCTGTCTTGCCCAATCTCTCAGGGCTGTGACCTGCTCTGTCATTGTCCGGGACAGAGGTAAAGTGGCTTTTATTGCGGCGATAATATCTAGCTGCGTGAATTCGCGGTCTTGGGCGAATGCTTCGTACATGGCAGCTATGAGTGCCTGCTCTATCTCTGCTCCAGAAAAACCTTCTGATACTTTCGCAAGTTGGTCGATATCGAAACGAGCTATGTCTTCACGACGCTTGCGAAGATGAATTTTGAAAATTTCCATTCTTTCTTCTGTCGTTGGCAAATCAACGAAGAAGATTTCGTCAAAGCGACCTTTTCTTAAGAATTCCCCAGGTAGCCGTTCAACCCGGTTCGCCGTTGCCATCACAAATACGGGTGAGGTTTTTTCTTGCATCCAGGTTAAGAAGGAACCGAAGATGCGGCTTGATGTACCACCATCTGAGTCAGCCGAACCAGTGCTACCGGAAAAAGACTTATCTAATTCATCGATAAACAAAATTGCTGGCGAAATTGACTCTGCTGTTTTGAGGGCATTGCGTAAGTTAGCTTCTGACCTACCTACCATTGAGCCATCGTAGACTCTACCCATATCCAATCGTAATAGTGGCAATCCCCAGAGGCGAGATGTTGTTTTGGCGATCAGAGACTTACCGCAGCCTGGAACCCCTAAAATTAGCATTCCTTTTGGTTGAGGTAATCCGTAAGCCCTCGCTCTTTCTGTGAAAGCATTAGAACGCTGTCTCAGCCACCGCTTTAGTTCTTCTAGTCCACCGATCGAATCGATTGTTTCGTCTTCTTCGATGTATTCTAAAATACCATTGCGGCGAATTAGTTGCTTTTTCTCCGA from Oscillatoria salina IIICB1 includes:
- the ycf46 gene encoding stress-responsive protein Ycf46 is translated as MQEELGILVQAQYPLIYLVTSEEERAEQAIAKIAQMRTSHRHVYIWTVTHGIVEYGQPRHVTQHNTVSPEAAIEWVVRQREPGIYIFKDLHPYIDSPGTTRWLRDAIASFKGTEKIIILMSPIQQIPIELEKEVVVLDFPLPDMAELDRVLSQQLEKGKNRRLTTEVREKLLKAALGLTKDEAEKVYRKAQVQAKRLTEEEVEVILSEKKQLIRRNGILEYIEEDETIDSIGGLEELKRWLRQRSNAFTERARAYGLPQPKGMLILGVPGCGKSLIAKTTSRLWGLPLLRLDMGRVYDGSMVGRSEANLRNALKTAESISPAILFIDELDKSFSGSTGSADSDGGTSSRIFGSFLTWMQEKTSPVFVMATANRVERLPGEFLRKGRFDEIFFVDLPTTEERMEIFKIHLRKRREDIARFDIDQLAKVSEGFSGAEIEQALIAAMYEAFAQDREFTQLDIIAAIKATLPLSRTMTEQVTALRDWARQRARPAAASVAEYQRMEF
- a CDS encoding DUF1257 domain-containing protein, with translation MSHFSTLRTKIADSEILTASLRDLGITVKSEADVRGYNGQRVRADIVAVLDGEYDLGWSRNSDGTFDLIADLWGVAKKHNQTELINSINQKYAVNKTLAEVKQRGLQNANVKLVVQK